The following coding sequences lie in one Mycoplasma crocodyli MP145 genomic window:
- a CDS encoding DUF262 domain-containing protein, with protein MAIEVKEWSLNNIYKALTSNSKKCSQLTIPMFQRGFKWKKQDEISFIDSIVNDYPVGSLLLYRENDNRFMLIDGLQRSTAIRNFIKQPNKYFSFDFTGQEEKTNLFNFFNVDINNEKDYEKITKITNEIEKIIWSYNSFNDFESADVIRSLSKDLITSNVNEYEFKKVYTPFLNSYKLLVERLEDKLIPVIIYDGDFNSLPEVFNRINSEGVKLEEFEIYAATWPREKIVVENNEIIEKVLKKYDSYQESKDYIVDGYDREMIRTKKLITSFDYVFGLSMFLSDKYNILFTRDAEKSIPLAFQLLNSCFYDSSKKISTIFNVILKFKNRISELQEKLISCIDFVENNLAKIIRFKSNNEQTFKNLHGTNQIISFISFVFRCKYDSETLEQVIDWNTKKKILDETLWKYYVFDIISSKWSTGPDKTIYTFNKSNRYLEKITINSFSSEFDSYYNKTREKKGYIKIPNPTNKDLIILNTIYMKYFSAEDQLSKLFHVEHLIPKNKLRELSQKFKTNDLAISCLSNFAYLPSDLNIMKKDNTIYEFYNTNKDFKYKLDEIEKRYTFTTRDEFNWLNNITSSSELVEKYNEYLDHRYQNMKKKFLISLEYSEDEINDLNNNFNHDASCKDEGKKQEFVKIGQFVRNQIWSLLESGLVDQEEIENLQNINYCKTKFKIDRAFLTSKYENTFDSKGNKRYYKDPIIIGSEKYYVSNELHRRSYYSFLEWWLYYKK; from the coding sequence ATGGCTATAGAAGTTAAAGAATGAAGTTTAAATAATATTTATAAAGCACTTACAAGCAACTCAAAAAAATGTAGTCAATTGACAATTCCTATGTTTCAAAGAGGTTTCAAATGAAAAAAACAAGATGAAATCTCGTTTATAGATTCAATTGTTAATGATTATCCTGTTGGTTCATTATTGCTTTATAGAGAAAATGATAATAGATTTATGCTTATTGATGGATTACAAAGAAGTACAGCAATTAGAAATTTTATTAAACAACCAAACAAGTATTTTTCATTTGATTTTACTGGTCAAGAAGAAAAAACGAATTTATTTAATTTTTTTAATGTGGATATTAATAATGAAAAAGATTACGAAAAAATTACAAAAATAACTAATGAAATAGAAAAAATAATATGAAGTTATAATAGTTTTAATGATTTTGAAAGTGCTGATGTAATCAGATCTCTTTCAAAAGATTTGATTACAAGCAATGTAAATGAGTATGAATTCAAAAAAGTTTATACTCCATTTTTAAATTCTTACAAATTACTTGTTGAAAGATTAGAAGATAAATTAATTCCGGTTATTATTTATGATGGTGATTTTAATTCTTTGCCTGAAGTATTTAATAGGATAAATTCAGAAGGTGTTAAATTAGAAGAATTCGAAATTTATGCTGCAACTTGACCAAGAGAAAAAATTGTTGTAGAAAATAATGAAATAATCGAAAAAGTATTAAAAAAATATGACTCTTATCAAGAAAGTAAAGATTATATTGTTGATGGATACGATAGAGAAATGATAAGAACTAAAAAACTAATTACTTCATTCGATTATGTTTTCGGCTTATCAATGTTCTTATCTGATAAATATAATATTCTTTTTACTAGAGATGCTGAAAAGTCAATTCCATTAGCTTTTCAATTATTAAATTCATGTTTTTATGATTCATCCAAAAAAATATCAACAATTTTTAATGTAATTCTTAAATTTAAAAATAGAATAAGTGAATTACAAGAAAAATTAATTTCCTGCATTGATTTTGTAGAAAATAATTTAGCAAAAATTATTAGATTTAAATCAAATAATGAGCAAACATTTAAGAATCTTCACGGTACAAATCAGATCATTTCGTTTATTTCGTTTGTGTTTAGATGTAAATATGATTCAGAAACTCTAGAACAAGTAATCGATTGAAATACTAAAAAGAAAATTCTTGATGAGACATTGTGAAAATATTATGTTTTTGACATAATAAGTTCTAAATGATCGACCGGTCCTGATAAAACAATTTATACTTTTAATAAATCTAATAGATATTTAGAAAAAATCACCATCAATTCTTTTTCAAGTGAATTTGATAGTTATTATAACAAAACAAGAGAAAAAAAGGGTTACATTAAAATTCCGAATCCAACAAATAAAGATTTAATAATTTTAAACACTATTTATATGAAATATTTTAGTGCTGAAGACCAACTATCTAAACTTTTTCATGTCGAACACTTGATTCCTAAAAATAAACTTCGTGAATTAAGTCAAAAATTTAAGACAAATGATTTAGCAATAAGTTGCTTATCAAATTTTGCATATTTACCAAGTGATTTGAATATCATGAAAAAAGATAATACGATTTATGAATTTTATAATACAAACAAAGACTTTAAATATAAACTTGATGAAATAGAAAAAAGATATACATTCACTACTAGGGATGAATTCAATTGATTAAACAATATAACTTCATCTTCGGAATTGGTTGAAAAATATAACGAATATTTAGACCATAGATATCAAAACATGAAAAAGAAATTCTTAATAAGTCTTGAATATTCTGAAGATGAAATAAATGACCTTAATAACAATTTTAATCATGACGCATCTTGCAAGGATGAAGGAAAAAAACAAGAATTTGTTAAAATAGGACAATTTGTAAGAAATCAAATTTGAAGCCTTCTTGAATCGGGTTTAGTTGATCAAGAAGAAATAGAAAATTTACAAAATATTAATTATTGTAAAACGAAGTTTAAAATTGATAGAGCTTTTTTAACGAGTAAATATGAAAATACTTTTGATTCAAAAGGGAATAAAAGATATTATAAAGATCCTATAATTATTGGTTCAGAAAAATACTATGTTTCTAACGAACTTCATAGAAGAAGTTATTACTCATTTCTGGAATGGTGATTATATTATAAAAAATAA
- the dcm_N gene encoding DNA (cytosine-5-)-methyltransferase N-terminal subunit produces MKKINIFETFAGIGSQYAALKNISKEMNIEINSLGACEFYIDAIISYMIIHYGTLKPELKISKDKMAELLSNYSFSSDSKNIVSQNYFYKMKEEKLSIIFPYLYSFVNNEYFKLRYKVERERERERERERVTLILLNSTTFQKILTS; encoded by the coding sequence ATGAAAAAAATAAACATTTTTGAGACCTTTGCAGGTATAGGTTCACAATATGCTGCACTGAAAAACATTTCTAAAGAAATGAATATAGAAATTAATTCGTTGGGTGCATGTGAGTTCTATATAGATGCTATCATTTCTTATATGATAATTCACTATGGTACATTAAAACCCGAATTGAAAATATCAAAAGACAAGATGGCAGAACTATTATCAAATTACTCATTTAGCTCAGATAGTAAAAATATTGTTAGTCAAAACTATTTTTACAAGATGAAAGAAGAAAAGTTAAGTATTATCTTTCCATATTTATACAGCTTTGTTAATAATGAATATTTTAAATTAAGATATAAAGTAGAGAGAGAGAGAGAGAGAGAGAGAGAGAGAGAGAGAGTCACACTGATATTACTAAACTCTACAACCTTCCAAAAAATATTGACATCCTAA
- a CDS encoding transglutaminase domain-containing protein: MKNKLILITANLILSSSIVLSTSCKNNQGFDEKDNQKNILEKQLELVKVDIKNKKNIDIDHIKTSQISFSDFANFNVVINNLTVINSDNLEVIFHLEDGKNSSKIRRIIIAGFLQKTNEKNEIINLNEIIKSIKVDVLNKNKNVNNVHENDLIFSNLQGLKANVKFLNVIDKNTLRVTFNISDSQGNNSTDRDVFITGFSTEDINKEIIKKLNEQVELVNLDVKNKNQLAKDVTKDEINFINNFEYETNIKYLNVINHDSIEVIIFLSDGKNNFSVDKTIIISGFLKDETNDELVDKLNRQLNNITIDVLNKNRLASSVLDSEVIFNNVNIFKHFIKEIKEIDFDKLEVTFYLKDSKNNKSNERKIIISGFLNKNTLLQNLNRQIDLVNVLISDKNKLANKVLNDDITFDNTNQYLVEIISLLMIEKKSLNIKFKLKDINGLSSKERTVKIDGFKFENTPGVNDVYDGSLINAIIPEAIQPIATFYLNHAKKHNSNISSNITNLINESISKNAWLLDQDLNNISSVIINNQNLALSSNRKDVMKLAGWLMLDWYMSGKDLEILDLEWLKLTRKEGFQIIRFLRNQMASFIPSIHEYAHMGFVYVDGTSDRDTEHGAQYNFANGIEGKNQTYDKNPDLENKLIKHFKNGTNTVNGDVSSGKLYRYLDYYNNFSNKFSYGMDNQELAKAYMVGMYVTDNFWYQANATNKSPFQAFIDREAICDLYAKSSQIFFESINMDVKLMTGYKGKSDGSGFGHAWNYVKINNKWFGFDSTMADAGYTYNSDGAHHYSLDTNDIFFNSSKQSQDGALKKSGDVYHELRTLTGAYENGNKEDYVKLSDDMPSYKGQTLLEGATYSDSNGNIKLGADKYIPFKYYNGRYYYIRWSSDSLPNDVNKVELWSASSINNDDKKQEYVFDNYLYYPGGIQKNLNTFLWELYGSKLVLSYTTGDNDRNLFVRNNNKSYLAIYDLEATTNKLIWSVTVDGLVRASKILSSPIDDSIYYGYNIFNGPYDQIPHAIGKLERPIYNSIKLDKNIMTKADLKEKNHEKIDKTLLSLLISKASTILGMNPVGNQPNMIIKQEYYKKLALSIDVAKMALKSTSSTEVDYKYVYDLIKYDLQEFINNINVDNFDVMPSYDFRVEGNLSSKKLELVINEAQINTAEAMFYWYKDDNLIAITSSSLLKVDNDNASKYKVVIVYENIGMLKTDADLNKYTYTSRVIDLANKTTWTTTGTRPEPVSKKRYNSVLRFNSNLKYDSDTKKMSINISSLTNEFPYINIYKDGVLLNKINTRTLNVNILQNYNFSFDATDKGKYQIVMFLPIVGREQITSNELQI, from the coding sequence ATGAAAAATAAATTAATATTAATAACAGCAAATTTAATTTTATCATCAAGTATTGTTTTGTCAACTTCATGCAAAAACAATCAAGGATTTGATGAAAAAGATAATCAAAAAAACATTTTAGAAAAACAATTAGAACTAGTAAAAGTAGATATAAAAAACAAGAAAAATATCGATATCGATCATATTAAAACTTCTCAAATTTCTTTTAGTGATTTTGCAAATTTTAATGTAGTTATTAATAATTTAACCGTTATAAATAGCGATAATTTAGAAGTTATATTCCACTTAGAAGATGGAAAGAATTCAAGTAAAATAAGAAGAATAATAATTGCTGGTTTCTTGCAAAAAACAAACGAAAAGAATGAAATAATAAATTTAAATGAGATAATTAAATCAATTAAAGTTGATGTGCTAAATAAGAACAAAAACGTCAATAATGTGCACGAAAATGATTTGATTTTTAGTAATTTACAAGGTCTAAAAGCTAATGTAAAATTTCTTAATGTTATTGATAAAAATACATTAAGAGTTACATTTAATATTAGCGATTCACAAGGTAATAATTCAACTGATAGGGACGTTTTTATTACTGGGTTTTCAACGGAAGATATAAATAAAGAAATAATCAAAAAGCTCAATGAGCAAGTTGAATTAGTAAATTTAGATGTAAAAAATAAAAACCAATTAGCTAAAGATGTTACAAAAGATGAAATAAATTTTATAAATAATTTTGAATATGAAACTAATATAAAATATTTAAATGTTATTAATCATGATTCTATTGAAGTAATTATATTTTTAAGTGATGGAAAAAATAATTTTTCTGTTGATAAAACTATTATAATAAGTGGATTTTTAAAAGATGAAACTAATGATGAATTGGTTGATAAATTAAATAGACAACTTAATAATATAACTATTGATGTATTAAATAAAAACAGATTAGCATCAAGTGTTTTAGACTCTGAAGTTATTTTTAATAATGTTAATATTTTTAAACACTTTATTAAGGAAATAAAGGAAATTGATTTTGATAAACTAGAGGTTACTTTTTACCTTAAAGATTCAAAAAATAATAAGTCAAATGAAAGAAAAATAATTATTTCAGGTTTTCTAAATAAAAATACATTATTGCAAAATTTAAACAGACAAATTGATTTAGTAAATGTTTTGATTTCAGATAAAAACAAACTCGCTAATAAGGTTTTAAATGATGATATAACATTTGATAATACTAATCAATATCTTGTTGAAATTATTTCATTATTAATGATTGAAAAAAAATCATTAAATATTAAATTTAAATTAAAAGATATAAATGGTTTAAGCTCTAAAGAAAGAACTGTAAAAATTGATGGATTTAAATTTGAAAACACCCCTGGTGTCAATGATGTTTATGATGGGTCATTAATTAATGCAATAATACCAGAAGCAATACAACCTATAGCAACCTTTTATTTAAACCATGCTAAAAAACATAATTCAAACATTTCTAGTAATATAACTAATTTGATAAATGAATCAATATCTAAAAATGCTTGATTACTTGATCAAGATTTAAATAATATATCAAGCGTTATAATTAATAACCAAAATTTAGCATTAAGTTCAAATAGAAAAGATGTTATGAAATTAGCTGGTTGATTAATGTTAGATTGATATATGTCAGGAAAAGATTTAGAAATATTAGATCTAGAATGATTAAAACTAACACGCAAAGAGGGATTCCAAATTATAAGATTTTTAAGAAATCAAATGGCTTCATTTATTCCAAGTATTCACGAATATGCTCACATGGGATTTGTATACGTAGATGGAACTAGTGATAGAGATACCGAACATGGGGCCCAATATAATTTTGCAAATGGAATTGAAGGTAAAAATCAAACATATGATAAAAATCCTGATTTAGAAAATAAACTTATTAAACATTTTAAGAACGGAACAAATACAGTTAATGGTGATGTCTCAAGTGGTAAACTTTATAGATATTTAGATTACTACAATAATTTTTCGAATAAATTTTCTTATGGAATGGATAATCAAGAATTAGCAAAAGCATATATGGTAGGTATGTATGTTACTGATAATTTTTGATACCAAGCCAATGCAACTAATAAAAGTCCATTTCAAGCTTTTATCGATAGAGAAGCAATTTGTGATTTATATGCTAAATCAAGTCAAATATTTTTTGAATCAATTAACATGGACGTAAAATTAATGACTGGTTATAAAGGTAAATCAGATGGTAGTGGTTTTGGTCATGCTTGAAATTATGTAAAAATAAATAACAAATGGTTTGGTTTTGATTCAACTATGGCCGATGCTGGATATACTTATAATTCAGATGGAGCTCATCATTATAGTTTAGATACAAACGATATATTTTTCAACAGTTCAAAACAATCACAAGATGGAGCACTTAAAAAATCAGGTGATGTATATCATGAATTAAGAACTTTAACAGGTGCTTATGAAAATGGAAATAAAGAAGATTATGTTAAATTAAGTGATGATATGCCTTCATATAAAGGCCAAACATTGCTTGAAGGAGCTACATATAGTGATAGTAATGGAAATATAAAATTAGGTGCCGATAAATACATACCATTTAAATACTATAATGGAAGATATTATTACATTAGGTGAAGTAGTGATTCACTACCGAATGATGTTAATAAAGTTGAGTTATGAAGTGCATCATCAATTAATAATGACGATAAAAAACAAGAATATGTTTTCGATAATTATCTTTATTATCCTGGAGGAATACAAAAAAATCTTAATACATTTTTATGAGAATTATATGGTTCAAAGTTAGTATTATCCTATACCACAGGTGATAATGACAGAAATCTTTTTGTTAGAAATAATAACAAATCATATTTAGCAATTTATGATTTGGAAGCTACAACTAACAAATTAATTTGATCTGTAACAGTAGATGGTTTAGTAAGGGCATCGAAAATTTTATCAAGTCCTATTGATGACAGTATTTACTACGGATACAATATATTCAATGGGCCTTACGATCAAATACCTCATGCAATTGGTAAGTTGGAAAGACCTATTTACAACAGCATAAAGTTAGATAAAAATATAATGACTAAGGCCGATTTAAAAGAGAAAAATCATGAAAAAATAGATAAAACTTTATTGAGTTTATTAATATCGAAAGCTAGCACAATATTGGGGATGAATCCAGTTGGAAATCAACCGAATATGATAATCAAACAAGAATACTATAAAAAACTAGCACTAAGTATTGACGTTGCAAAAATGGCATTAAAATCAACTTCTTCAACAGAAGTCGATTACAAATACGTTTATGATCTAATAAAATATGACTTGCAAGAATTCATTAATAATATTAACGTAGATAATTTTGATGTAATGCCAAGTTATGATTTTAGGGTAGAAGGTAATCTATCAAGCAAAAAACTTGAATTAGTTATAAATGAAGCGCAAATTAACACAGCTGAGGCTATGTTTTATTGATATAAAGATGATAATTTAATAGCTATTACAAGTTCATCATTATTAAAAGTTGATAATGATAATGCAAGTAAATATAAAGTAGTTATTGTATATGAAAATATTGGTATGTTAAAAACTGATGCAGATTTGAATAAATATACTTATACATCAAGAGTTATCGATTTAGCTAATAAGACTACATGAACAACCACCGGTACTAGACCCGAGCCAGTTTCTAAAAAAAGATATAATAGTGTTTTGAGATTCAATTCAAACCTTAAATATGATTCAGATACCAAAAAAATGAGTATTAATATAAGTTCATTAACTAACGAATTTCCATATATTAACATATATAAAGATGGTGTATTATTAAATAAAATAAATACAAGAACTTTAAATGTAAATATCCTTCAAAACTATAACTTTTCTTTTGATGCGACTGATAAAGGTAAATATCAAATTGTTATGTTCTTACCAATAGTAGGTAGAGAACAAATAACATCAAATGAATTACAAATTTAA
- a CDS encoding MAG0490 family ComEA-like DNA-binding protein produces the protein MKKFIRIIFIFIFLASTCSIFYIVFFDYKIIKESKKIESNNTYIYITKGAFKNNDKHISSMQLTYRELFFIQGLLPEANIDSFELSNLAPVNSEIFVPFNNSLIKWNNIHEINDLVIRGISYKYASLIVNFKNKTTIRNITWQDLNDINGIGPKTIEKLKTFLILD, from the coding sequence GTGAAAAAGTTTATCAGAATAATATTTATTTTTATTTTTTTAGCATCTACATGTTCAATTTTTTATATTGTTTTTTTCGATTATAAAATCATCAAAGAATCTAAAAAAATAGAATCAAATAATACTTATATTTACATCACAAAAGGCGCTTTTAAAAATAATGATAAACATATAAGTTCAATGCAACTAACTTATAGGGAGTTGTTTTTTATACAAGGATTATTACCTGAAGCTAATATCGATAGTTTTGAGTTGTCGAATTTAGCACCGGTAAATAGTGAAATTTTTGTCCCGTTCAATAACTCGCTTATTAAATGGAACAATATTCATGAAATAAATGATTTGGTTATACGTGGCATTTCTTATAAATATGCTTCTTTAATAGTTAACTTTAAAAACAAAACAACAATAAGGAATATAACATGACAAGATTTGAATGATATAAATGGAATTGGACCAAAAACTATAGAAAAATTAAAAACTTTTTTGATCTTAGATTAG
- the dcm gene encoding DNA (cytosine-5-)-methyltransferase — protein sequence MTKLYNLPKNIDILTYSFPCQDLSQQGKQKGLAQNTRSGLLYQIERILEANKNNLPKVLVLENVKALTTSKFINSFEDWIKTLETFGYKTKWSVMNSKDYNSAQNRERVFAVSFLGENNFEFPKINSKPKTIKEVIKQSINDNNVDLSHMLNKYKTSSFTKSNNNIIKSKLLDYTSFNSEAYIYDLDGLGPTLTATGANSRIKIYDKKSQKLFSMNSLDTYLYMGFKLEDALKVKETNLISDTKMIFTCGNSIHVNVLEELFKEIIKCMK from the coding sequence ATTACTAAACTCTACAACCTTCCAAAAAATATTGACATCCTAACTTACTCATTTCCTTGCCAAGACTTAAGCCAACAAGGAAAACAAAAAGGACTTGCACAGAACACAAGAAGTGGACTTCTTTATCAAATAGAAAGAATTTTAGAAGCAAACAAAAATAATTTACCTAAGGTACTTGTTTTAGAAAATGTTAAAGCATTAACAACATCAAAATTCATTAATAGTTTTGAAGATTGAATCAAAACACTTGAAACATTTGGTTATAAAACAAAATGAAGTGTAATGAATTCAAAAGATTATAATTCAGCACAAAACCGTGAACGTGTTTTTGCTGTGTCTTTTTTAGGTGAAAATAATTTTGAATTTCCGAAGATAAATTCAAAACCAAAAACAATTAAAGAGGTGATAAAACAATCAATAAATGATAATAATGTTGATCTTAGTCATATGTTAAACAAATATAAAACAAGTTCCTTTACTAAATCAAACAACAATATTATCAAAAGTAAATTATTGGATTATACAAGTTTTAATTCTGAAGCATACATATATGATCTTGATGGTCTTGGGCCTACTTTAACCGCTACTGGAGCAAACAGTAGAATTAAAATATATGACAAGAAAAGTCAAAAATTATTTAGTATGAACTCACTAGACACATACTTATATATGGGATTTAAATTAGAAGATGCTTTAAAAGTAAAAGAAACTAATTTAATTAGTGATACAAAAATGATCTTTACATGTGGTAATTCAATTCATGTAAATGTACTTGAAGAACTATTCAAGGAGATTATAAAATGTATGAAGTAG
- a CDS encoding MAG4270 family putative restriction endonuclease: MYEVELWNINNYSYITLDFKTKNFDNPGSRTKCNGIIKLCIEKSGRILDYIIEFKTISIDIMTTQSWFENKCNNFRLRSDMFKYIFDENIEQIPRPNINKNKIITLNDRQINSLNNWFYNNYFGTLKNIISLLKGNNAGGSFSKPQNSEIKITSELSRKDNAVMFIDILKYKSNTNNEISLKKRIDSFLDYQFIRNSNLTQFYENINHRVFKELYKLLHETGLNKIQRYNNCIKEIQLIINNVDQKIKQGLKEIEKSRSARLSRSNLVFNATNNFENAHIYNVKDIKEDYKTESWKLLEGKKNNEISSFINKIIDKKFLDKFINYTCDIENLLDLSSNVHLLFDKNYFTYDLEGNLIKIKNFNELKANQINELSEYKKIPKECLTKKRKEYLKNRNQRIFKNQRPAH, translated from the coding sequence ATGTATGAAGTAGAATTATGAAACATTAATAATTATTCTTACATTACTCTTGATTTCAAAACTAAAAACTTCGATAATCCAGGTTCGAGAACAAAATGTAATGGAATAATAAAATTGTGTATTGAAAAATCGGGCAGAATTTTAGATTATATAATTGAATTTAAAACAATTTCAATTGACATAATGACTACACAAAGTTGATTTGAAAATAAGTGTAATAATTTTAGGTTAAGATCGGATATGTTTAAATATATTTTCGATGAAAATATTGAGCAAATTCCTCGTCCAAACATTAACAAGAATAAAATTATTACCCTAAATGATAGGCAAATAAATTCGTTGAACAATTGGTTTTATAATAATTATTTTGGAACATTAAAAAATATAATTTCTCTTTTAAAAGGAAATAATGCAGGAGGAAGTTTTTCTAAACCACAAAATAGTGAAATCAAAATAACTTCAGAATTAAGTCGTAAGGATAATGCGGTTATGTTTATTGATATTTTAAAGTATAAATCAAATACAAATAATGAAATCAGTCTCAAAAAAAGAATAGATTCATTTTTAGATTATCAATTTATAAGAAATTCAAATCTAACGCAATTTTATGAAAATATTAATCATAGGGTTTTTAAGGAACTTTACAAATTACTCCATGAAACAGGGTTAAACAAAATTCAACGTTACAATAATTGTATTAAAGAGATTCAGTTAATTATCAATAATGTAGATCAAAAAATTAAGCAAGGCTTAAAAGAAATAGAAAAATCAAGATCAGCAAGATTATCAAGATCAAACCTTGTTTTTAATGCTACAAACAATTTTGAAAATGCACATATTTATAACGTAAAAGATATAAAAGAAGACTATAAAACTGAAAGTTGGAAATTGTTAGAAGGTAAAAAGAATAATGAAATTAGTTCATTTATCAATAAAATTATTGATAAAAAATTTCTTGATAAATTTATAAATTATACTTGTGACATAGAAAACTTATTAGACCTTTCAAGTAATGTACATTTACTTTTTGATAAGAATTATTTTACTTATGATTTAGAAGGTAATTTAATAAAAATCAAAAATTTTAATGAACTTAAAGCTAATCAGATTAACGAGTTAAGTGAATATAAAAAAATACCAAAAGAGTGTTTAACTAAAAAAAGGAAAGAATATTTAAAAAATAGAAATCAAAGAATATTCAAAAATCAAAGACCGGCACATTAA
- a CDS encoding lipoprotein 17-related variable surface protein codes for MKKMNIKLLLTLGSSLTIIPVALSASCDKKTAQELADEQLSKVKVSIADADKKLEAAKITKEKIKIEGQGDYTPVVTVTAITENAPKTTDSVKVTIKLTKKVDGKDVTSKAKDFTIEGFVKPTKPVTPPSTTKTLKELLDEQVAKVTIVVKDEAKNKIATEIKEADLTIAEFGTYTHKVTLTTSEGKTADKLKLTAKVVLEGKEKEKTITSVERTIELGEFNKEAPVTPPATTKTLKELLDEQVAKVTIVVKDEAKNKIATEIKEADLTIAEFGTYTHKVTLTTSEGKTADKLKLTAKVVLEGKEKEKTITSVERTIELGEFNKEAPKTLKQLLDEQIKLVTVVVKEESKTKKASEIAEADLTVDKLGGYKATYKFVVTDKTGDTTKALVKVEITLSKEENGKTINSEMKSFELGEFAKA; via the coding sequence ATGAAAAAAATGAATATTAAACTACTTCTTACATTAGGAAGTTCTTTAACAATTATCCCTGTTGCTTTATCAGCATCATGTGATAAAAAAACTGCTCAAGAATTAGCAGATGAACAATTATCAAAAGTTAAGGTTTCTATAGCTGATGCAGATAAAAAATTAGAAGCTGCAAAAATAACTAAAGAAAAAATTAAAATTGAAGGACAAGGTGATTATACACCCGTTGTTACTGTAACTGCAATTACAGAAAATGCTCCTAAAACCACTGACTCGGTAAAGGTTACAATTAAACTAACTAAAAAAGTTGATGGTAAAGATGTTACAAGTAAAGCTAAAGATTTTACAATAGAAGGATTTGTTAAACCAACTAAACCAGTTACTCCTCCTTCAACAACAAAAACATTAAAAGAATTATTAGATGAACAAGTAGCTAAGGTTACAATTGTAGTTAAAGATGAAGCGAAAAATAAAATTGCTACAGAAATTAAGGAAGCTGATTTAACAATTGCTGAATTTGGAACATACACACACAAAGTTACATTAACAACATCAGAAGGAAAAACTGCTGATAAATTAAAACTTACAGCTAAAGTTGTTCTTGAAGGTAAAGAAAAAGAAAAAACAATTACAAGTGTTGAAAGAACAATTGAATTAGGTGAATTTAATAAAGAAGCACCAGTTACTCCTCCTGCAACAACAAAAACATTAAAAGAATTATTAGATGAACAAGTAGCTAAGGTTACAATTGTAGTTAAAGATGAAGCAAAAAATAAAATTGCTACAGAAATTAAGGAAGCTGATTTAACAATTGCTGAATTTGGAACATACACACACAAAGTTACATTAACAACATCAGAAGGAAAAACTGCTGATAAATTAAAACTTACAGCTAAAGTTGTTCTTGAAGGTAAAGAAAAAGAAAAAACAATTACAAGTGTTGAAAGAACAATTGAATTAGGTGAATTTAATAAAGAAGCACCTAAAACATTAAAACAATTGTTAGATGAACAAATTAAATTGGTTACTGTAGTTGTTAAAGAAGAAAGTAAAACTAAAAAAGCCAGCGAAATTGCTGAGGCAGATTTAACTGTTGATAAATTAGGTGGATACAAAGCAACATACAAATTTGTAGTTACCGATAAAACAGGTGATACTACTAAAGCACTTGTTAAAGTTGAAATTACACTTTCAAAAGAAGAAAATGGTAAAACTATAAACAGTGAAATGAAATCATTTGAATTAGGTGAATTTGCAAAAGCTTAA